In Rhodococcus sp. OK302, one genomic interval encodes:
- a CDS encoding alpha/beta fold hydrolase has product MALSALHGVIPIETQLATWFGPAETPLLGFVHVPQSGTAREAVVLCSPIGKEHIDTYRGMRLLADELAARGIVAFRFDYESVGDSAGAEDAPDAMRRWQDSIVSAIDYVRKSGAQSVSIVGLRLGALLAAAALAECGTINSIVLWDPIINGRNYVREQRAFYAISVGKDDPADPRVSIMGGTLAPECADELMTSRINGPFPGNPRALLAVRSSMKDSSAITRLTSTIQPDVLVLENHETFTSPPSFYVDIPYGYIHEIADWIDKNAPEDSDAFAPIIVPTARVAVTASGEEVYESLERVGAHQLFAIRTHPASPAAEPALEAQSASFPEPGRGLVFFTTAIEHRIGPGRSWVKIAREAAEHSVTTLRFDRRGVGDTGRIDANNPTSVYSLSADDDAMTAVAALGAAPENLILAGLCSGGWTAASVALKVGARSTILVNMILWSVRRKRALTDAVLPESPKISPEGDTIELPFRARIKTLLQARLPYFAWKILGNNGITQVPEVMLDALYRRGVHTKAILSPADAEWFHHQRGAQGIERMMLRGYTFDVVMPSIGDHPSYHRDLRSIIHRESISAITTQFGSSTRRSISSTDAKRTTV; this is encoded by the coding sequence ATGGCCCTGTCCGCACTACACGGAGTGATCCCAATCGAGACTCAACTGGCAACGTGGTTCGGACCGGCAGAGACACCGCTGCTCGGATTCGTCCATGTACCGCAGTCGGGCACTGCCCGCGAAGCTGTCGTGCTGTGCTCGCCCATCGGCAAGGAACACATCGATACTTACCGCGGGATGCGACTCCTGGCGGACGAGCTCGCGGCCCGCGGGATCGTGGCGTTCCGTTTCGACTACGAGTCCGTCGGTGATTCAGCCGGTGCAGAAGATGCTCCCGACGCAATGCGCCGTTGGCAGGACAGCATTGTCAGTGCCATCGATTATGTAAGAAAGAGCGGTGCGCAGTCCGTGAGTATTGTCGGACTGCGACTCGGTGCGCTCTTGGCTGCTGCAGCGCTCGCGGAGTGCGGGACTATCAATTCGATCGTCCTTTGGGATCCGATCATCAATGGGCGCAACTACGTCAGGGAACAGCGCGCGTTTTACGCAATCAGTGTGGGCAAAGACGATCCTGCCGACCCACGCGTGTCGATCATGGGTGGAACGTTGGCGCCCGAATGTGCCGACGAACTCATGACCAGTCGCATCAACGGTCCGTTTCCGGGAAATCCGCGCGCCCTACTCGCCGTCCGGTCATCGATGAAAGACAGCAGTGCAATCACCCGACTGACGTCGACGATTCAACCTGACGTTCTGGTTCTGGAGAATCACGAAACCTTCACGTCTCCCCCGAGCTTCTATGTCGATATTCCGTACGGTTACATCCACGAGATCGCCGACTGGATCGACAAAAATGCGCCGGAGGATTCCGATGCCTTCGCCCCCATCATCGTGCCCACGGCGCGCGTGGCCGTGACTGCAAGTGGGGAGGAAGTCTACGAATCACTCGAACGAGTCGGTGCCCATCAACTTTTCGCGATCCGCACACATCCTGCGAGTCCCGCCGCCGAACCTGCTCTTGAAGCTCAGTCTGCTTCCTTCCCGGAGCCTGGACGTGGGCTGGTGTTCTTCACAACTGCCATCGAGCATCGCATCGGTCCCGGACGTTCTTGGGTGAAGATTGCGCGCGAAGCCGCTGAGCACTCTGTGACCACTTTGCGGTTCGACCGACGAGGCGTCGGTGACACCGGGCGCATCGATGCAAACAACCCGACGTCGGTATATTCACTTTCGGCAGACGATGATGCGATGACGGCCGTCGCTGCACTTGGAGCAGCTCCCGAAAACCTGATTCTGGCGGGATTGTGTTCGGGCGGTTGGACTGCCGCGTCGGTAGCACTGAAGGTGGGTGCTCGGTCAACGATTCTCGTCAACATGATCTTGTGGTCAGTGCGAAGGAAGCGAGCTCTCACAGACGCAGTGCTACCCGAATCCCCGAAAATAAGTCCTGAAGGCGACACGATAGAGCTGCCTTTCCGGGCGAGAATCAAGACACTGTTGCAGGCACGACTTCCCTACTTCGCATGGAAGATACTGGGCAACAATGGAATAACTCAGGTTCCCGAAGTCATGCTCGACGCACTTTACCGGCGCGGCGTGCACACGAAGGCCATTCTCTCACCCGCCGACGCGGAGTGGTTCCACCACCAGCGCGGCGCGCAAGGTATCGAACGAATGATGCTCCGTGGCTACACCTTCGACGTTGTCATGCCCAGTATCGGAGACCACCCGTCTTACCATCGCGACCTGCGAAGCATCATCCATCGTGAGTCGATCTCTGCGATAACAACACAATTCGGCAGTTCGACACGACGATCGATCAGCAGCACTGATGCGAAGCGGACAACGGTGTGA
- a CDS encoding O-antigen ligase family protein, translated as MNPAILLLGVMAASPLAVALYRRPQRGLLLLALLAPLHGLLAIVPNGQSLAGWKEGLILLTLLCTFVSPNRQQAVRPSMPWWPAAVAWVLMGSVSALILSGLGGLVSIKITYFYALIPVILWRTPFTRTDRDHLVTILMGMGIFTAAIGLLQQIVGPAYLVELGYSYTEQIRITGSLLRSFSTFTGPFAFALFVSMSLIIGISVSLADPKRLRNKIFLAATPLMIAGMGVSIVRASYIALAVGLFYLAIYRYRSLLVLFAGIAAAVPVALLVAPASVVKPLFSSYSLSERGSGWSSTISSLFVHPLGQGLGATGSAAAKAAETAHPMLNTMTIKAATTLGLIPYQPDNYYIKVLVELGPVGMWIFALLLISAALTALRSSRVLPGQDGAFALGVSASIIAAACASVFATYFEIFPLDLYFWLLIGTVGCALSQHHSVQATTEVQESPSARWPSAQAEAEYRPTLAKS; from the coding sequence GTGAACCCCGCGATCTTGCTGCTCGGTGTGATGGCTGCATCCCCGCTTGCAGTTGCCCTCTACAGACGACCACAACGAGGGCTCCTGCTCCTCGCGCTTCTCGCGCCCCTTCACGGCCTGCTGGCAATCGTCCCGAACGGGCAATCCTTGGCCGGATGGAAAGAGGGCTTGATCCTGCTGACCTTGTTGTGCACCTTCGTGAGTCCGAATCGCCAACAGGCCGTACGTCCATCGATGCCCTGGTGGCCGGCAGCAGTCGCCTGGGTGCTCATGGGATCTGTGTCCGCACTGATCCTTTCCGGATTAGGTGGACTGGTATCGATCAAGATCACATACTTCTACGCGTTGATCCCGGTCATCCTCTGGCGTACGCCCTTCACCCGAACAGATCGAGACCATCTGGTCACGATCCTCATGGGTATGGGCATCTTCACTGCGGCGATCGGACTACTCCAGCAAATCGTCGGGCCTGCATATCTTGTCGAACTCGGCTACAGCTACACCGAACAGATCAGAATTACCGGTTCGCTGCTTCGCAGCTTCAGCACGTTCACCGGCCCATTCGCATTTGCACTCTTTGTCAGTATGAGCCTGATCATCGGTATATCAGTCAGCCTCGCTGATCCAAAACGCTTGCGTAACAAGATCTTCCTAGCCGCAACTCCGCTCATGATCGCAGGGATGGGGGTTTCCATCGTGCGTGCCAGTTATATCGCGCTCGCTGTCGGTCTCTTCTACCTGGCGATCTACCGATATCGTTCTCTGCTTGTATTGTTCGCCGGTATCGCTGCCGCAGTTCCAGTCGCATTGCTGGTCGCACCGGCCTCCGTCGTCAAGCCATTGTTCTCCTCATACAGCCTGTCGGAGCGTGGCAGCGGTTGGTCGTCGACGATCAGTTCGTTGTTTGTCCATCCGCTTGGCCAGGGACTTGGAGCAACTGGGTCCGCGGCCGCGAAAGCTGCCGAAACCGCCCACCCGATGCTGAACACGATGACCATCAAAGCAGCAACCACTCTTGGGCTGATTCCATACCAACCCGACAACTACTACATCAAAGTCCTTGTCGAACTGGGTCCAGTCGGGATGTGGATCTTCGCCCTACTCCTGATCTCCGCAGCACTCACTGCACTCAGAAGCTCTCGAGTGCTCCCCGGACAGGACGGCGCCTTCGCCTTGGGTGTCAGCGCTTCCATCATCGCCGCAGCCTGTGCGTCGGTGTTCGCTACGTACTTCGAGATTTTCCCTCTCGACTTGTACTTCTGGTTACTGATTGGAACTGTGGGATGCGCATTGAGCCAACATCACTCCGTACAAGCAACGACGGAGGTTCAGGAATCACCTTCGGCGCGATGGCCCTCCGCCCAGGCGGAGGCGGAGTACAGACCTACGCTCGCGAAGTCCTGA
- a CDS encoding glycosyltransferase family 4 protein, with protein sequence MSASIQSDAVSEIPASLSVIPRPVVAGARRAAWAMVPIRGSALYHSLDVDLPIRQAGLTVSTFHDMAVFDVPWAFSKFRAAGERQLLSMALRKADVLIAVSDFTAERIKSLSGREAIVTPLAPAPWATVPTPTEVAEVRHRLSLPERFVLQVGTIEPRKDVALVANACSELSIPFVLAGSGSRGPDAPSSAIGLGYVATEDLPALYSAATAVAYASHYEGFGLPPLEAMACGSAVVASAVGALPDFADDAAALVHTHDKDSWVRALRSVINDSEYNAALRTSAPRVASRFTWAQTAELTVEAYRTAGLDV encoded by the coding sequence TTGAGTGCCTCGATCCAGAGCGACGCAGTCTCCGAGATTCCGGCATCGTTGAGTGTCATCCCGCGACCAGTGGTCGCCGGTGCCAGAAGGGCAGCGTGGGCGATGGTGCCGATCCGCGGGTCGGCTTTGTACCACAGTCTCGATGTCGATCTCCCGATCAGGCAAGCGGGACTGACTGTTTCGACGTTCCACGATATGGCGGTATTCGATGTTCCCTGGGCATTCAGCAAATTCCGAGCCGCCGGCGAACGCCAATTACTGTCGATGGCCCTGCGTAAGGCTGATGTGCTCATCGCCGTGTCCGACTTTACCGCCGAGCGAATCAAATCACTGAGCGGCCGCGAGGCAATCGTCACTCCACTAGCACCTGCACCGTGGGCCACGGTACCAACGCCTACCGAAGTAGCCGAGGTCCGTCACCGCTTGAGCCTACCTGAGCGATTTGTACTTCAAGTCGGAACCATCGAACCGCGCAAAGACGTCGCACTGGTTGCAAATGCCTGCTCCGAACTATCAATACCCTTTGTCCTCGCCGGGTCCGGATCTCGCGGACCTGACGCACCCAGTTCCGCGATCGGCCTTGGCTACGTTGCGACAGAAGATCTTCCAGCACTATATTCTGCAGCAACTGCTGTTGCGTACGCGTCGCACTACGAGGGTTTCGGTCTCCCGCCACTCGAGGCGATGGCATGTGGCAGTGCTGTCGTCGCCAGCGCCGTCGGGGCACTGCCTGATTTTGCGGACGACGCCGCAGCCTTAGTCCACACACACGACAAGGATTCATGGGTGCGTGCGCTCCGCTCGGTGATCAACGACTCCGAATACAATGCGGCCCTGCGCACCTCAGCGCCTCGAGTTGCATCCCGATTCACTTGGGCACAAACTGCCGAGCTCACTGTCGAGGCATACCGGACTGCCGGGTTGGACGTATGA
- a CDS encoding flippase, with amino-acid sequence MTDRRSSDTDHVSPRKFAELKHAAQLKFEKERLERETKIHQPLTPELTANAARRSTAIMLGSRVAVAAMGWTGSVLIARAISPEQFGQFSLIFGLLGLLSVITDLGVGRVVLAKLVESNPWEISLVTTAFISLRIALGLLGYVLAVGYVWIMGYPAEVIEATAIAGLVVVVATPSHALSVMYQSRLKMTYVAVAEGAGQLAQLMATIAAVLWQPLLIILVIPAVINEVVAAVIKIRGVRKGVAGPLPASRAQFRRWREMLIEAIPLSIGFAFITLLSKIDVLMLGKLDTFDSVGLYSIGYKFADLLQIVAITVVTPVTTLLVSSWPDKLDIFRERSREAFIVLAILGSASIAAFWPAATEVLSLLYGERFTVAGTSTRLLVLGACFSMLTQLGLMVLIASGRHRTYPWVALAGLGFNIVANLVLIPRFSFNGAAIATVVTEMLLFIAIWIVVVRTVPAHNLFPAIPVVATTAIGVLVTTVGTICVERFSIPWLLVSIAAPVVIAAIFVVVPISNGKTLLALIKPGGDNT; translated from the coding sequence ATGACAGACCGCCGATCCTCCGATACCGACCATGTGTCACCTCGTAAATTCGCCGAACTGAAGCATGCTGCGCAACTGAAGTTCGAGAAGGAACGCCTCGAACGAGAAACCAAGATTCACCAACCGTTAACACCTGAGTTGACGGCAAACGCGGCCCGTCGTAGCACGGCGATCATGTTGGGAAGTAGAGTCGCCGTCGCCGCAATGGGCTGGACCGGTTCCGTTTTGATCGCTCGCGCAATCAGCCCCGAGCAATTCGGTCAGTTCTCATTGATCTTCGGTCTGCTCGGATTGCTTTCCGTCATCACTGATCTCGGCGTCGGACGAGTTGTACTTGCAAAACTGGTCGAGAGCAATCCTTGGGAAATCTCGCTGGTTACAACCGCATTCATCTCGCTACGCATCGCTTTGGGACTGCTCGGATACGTCTTGGCTGTCGGATACGTCTGGATAATGGGATACCCCGCAGAAGTCATCGAAGCGACTGCGATTGCAGGCCTCGTCGTCGTTGTCGCGACACCAAGTCACGCGCTTTCGGTGATGTACCAGAGTCGTCTCAAGATGACCTATGTGGCAGTTGCCGAAGGCGCCGGACAACTTGCGCAGCTGATGGCGACAATCGCAGCTGTACTGTGGCAACCCCTCCTCATCATCCTCGTGATTCCAGCAGTAATCAACGAAGTGGTCGCTGCCGTCATCAAGATCCGCGGTGTTCGCAAGGGTGTCGCCGGCCCGCTCCCCGCCTCGCGCGCCCAGTTTCGACGGTGGCGAGAAATGCTGATCGAAGCGATCCCACTCAGCATCGGATTCGCTTTCATCACATTGCTTTCCAAAATCGACGTCCTCATGCTCGGCAAACTCGACACGTTCGATTCTGTCGGGTTGTACAGCATCGGATACAAGTTCGCGGATCTTCTACAGATCGTCGCCATCACCGTCGTCACCCCCGTAACCACACTCCTCGTCTCCTCATGGCCTGACAAACTCGATATCTTTCGGGAGCGCAGTCGTGAAGCGTTCATCGTCCTTGCCATTCTCGGAAGCGCGTCCATCGCGGCGTTCTGGCCGGCGGCAACCGAAGTCCTGTCACTGCTGTACGGCGAAAGATTCACTGTTGCAGGAACTTCCACACGACTCCTCGTCTTGGGTGCCTGCTTTTCGATGCTAACTCAACTCGGCCTGATGGTGCTGATAGCCAGTGGACGGCATCGCACGTACCCCTGGGTGGCGCTGGCCGGACTCGGTTTCAATATCGTTGCCAACCTTGTCCTCATCCCTCGCTTCTCGTTCAACGGCGCCGCAATTGCAACAGTTGTCACCGAAATGCTTCTGTTCATTGCGATTTGGATCGTCGTAGTTCGAACAGTTCCTGCCCACAACCTGTTTCCTGCTATCCCTGTCGTCGCGACGACAGCGATCGGCGTACTGGTCACGACGGTGGGGACCATCTGCGTCGAACGATTTTCCATTCCGTGGCTTCTCGTGTCGATCGCCGCACCTGTCGTAATCGCGGCAATCTTCGTAGTCGTTCCGATCTCCAACGGGAAAACCCTGTTGGCGCTCATCAAACCCGGTGGAGACAACACATGA
- a CDS encoding glycosyltransferase family 4 protein, with protein MIRTLIFVSHTGEVSGAELVMIQAMQLAKESGATVILVCPDGPLTQRVTDICEVLPIPSLALKGEGGINRILAIATVVKNWRIAGRMIASRTRSENAKVIVNSLFALPAIRFGRVDGGATWLIHDTLSNTKQRTVVRIAKPSIRRAVSVSGPTAIPVRALGIPTTIARLGVAVPDEIAVVQSPAPGVVGIIGSITPWKGHTVLLEAIARTPDVLLEIAGVPFPGDEPYAEVLKQRSEEPDLRGRVRFLGYVDSLSTVRNWDLAISASTSPEASPLVVLEAMSLGVPVIGTDHGGTSELLADGAGSLIAVDDPAQLAAEIARLLNDECARSTFARAGRKRVVERYDIRKNLPALLEELVRD; from the coding sequence ATGATTCGAACACTGATCTTCGTCAGTCACACCGGAGAGGTTTCCGGAGCCGAACTCGTCATGATTCAGGCGATGCAACTCGCGAAAGAAAGCGGGGCCACCGTAATTTTGGTATGCCCGGACGGCCCGCTGACTCAGCGAGTCACTGACATCTGCGAAGTTCTCCCAATACCGAGCCTCGCGCTCAAGGGGGAAGGTGGCATCAATCGCATTCTCGCTATCGCTACCGTGGTGAAGAACTGGCGAATCGCAGGACGCATGATCGCGTCCCGTACGCGATCCGAGAATGCAAAAGTGATCGTCAATTCCCTGTTTGCATTGCCGGCAATCAGATTCGGCCGGGTCGATGGCGGCGCAACTTGGCTCATTCACGACACGCTCTCCAACACCAAACAACGCACTGTCGTCCGCATTGCCAAGCCTTCCATCCGACGAGCAGTTTCCGTCTCCGGGCCCACAGCAATACCTGTACGCGCGCTAGGCATCCCCACTACGATCGCGCGACTCGGTGTTGCGGTACCCGACGAAATCGCGGTAGTTCAATCCCCCGCGCCCGGGGTTGTCGGCATAATCGGATCTATCACTCCGTGGAAGGGCCACACCGTCCTGTTGGAGGCAATTGCCAGAACGCCTGACGTATTACTCGAAATTGCCGGTGTCCCATTTCCCGGAGACGAGCCGTATGCCGAAGTGTTAAAACAACGTTCCGAAGAACCCGATTTGAGGGGCCGTGTCCGGTTCCTTGGATACGTCGATTCACTGTCCACCGTCAGAAACTGGGACCTCGCTATCTCAGCCAGCACCTCTCCTGAGGCCAGTCCGCTGGTAGTTCTCGAAGCCATGAGCCTCGGAGTGCCCGTCATCGGAACCGACCATGGGGGAACGAGCGAGCTACTCGCGGACGGTGCGGGTTCCCTCATCGCAGTTGATGACCCCGCCCAACTAGCTGCAGAAATCGCCAGACTGTTGAACGACGAATGCGCGCGATCTACATTTGCGCGCGCTGGTCGAAAAAGAGTGGTTGAGCGCTATGACATCCGAAAGAACCTACCGGCGCTCCTCGAGGAACTCGTTCGTGACTAA
- a CDS encoding GH39 family glycosyl hydrolase, with translation MTKALRLSAAAVVLVVLGVVVQSSVSESSKPCEPAPSTDSTGIALGSGYTALGQPEIDKVIEDIQDSGSDWIRFDFDWSFIESTQGTFDWSGTDRLVEAAKASGLHVLGLITYTPEWARAASDSEADSHTRPADPTTFGDFAGIAAERYIDAVSAWEIWNEPNLQSFFNPAPDVGYYSEMLTAASASIKKVQPDATIVSGGLSPATDNGTDISPTTFLSDLYDTGAGPYFDIVGMHPYSFPALPSDALTQSWNSFYRMRFMHDTMVTNGDTAKSIWATEFGSPTGSSPEAVTEAVQAEILRDGINEARRLGFVSKLFVYSLQDLGSDLGDREQNFGLLDTNSDPKPAMTVLENANKTGGCF, from the coding sequence GTGACTAAAGCGCTTCGCCTATCAGCAGCCGCAGTGGTTCTCGTTGTCCTCGGAGTTGTCGTTCAGTCGTCGGTCTCCGAATCGAGTAAGCCATGCGAACCAGCTCCGTCCACCGACAGCACCGGCATAGCCCTCGGTTCTGGTTACACTGCACTAGGTCAGCCTGAAATAGACAAGGTCATCGAGGATATTCAGGACTCGGGTTCCGATTGGATCAGATTCGACTTCGACTGGTCATTTATCGAATCCACACAGGGAACGTTCGATTGGTCAGGAACTGACCGACTCGTCGAGGCCGCGAAGGCCAGCGGACTCCATGTGCTCGGCTTGATCACCTATACACCGGAATGGGCTCGCGCCGCGTCGGATTCGGAAGCGGATAGTCACACTCGCCCTGCTGACCCCACAACATTTGGTGACTTCGCAGGTATTGCTGCAGAACGCTACATCGACGCGGTATCTGCCTGGGAGATCTGGAACGAACCTAATCTCCAGTCGTTCTTCAACCCTGCGCCAGACGTAGGGTATTACTCGGAGATGCTGACAGCTGCGAGCGCCTCGATCAAAAAGGTTCAGCCCGATGCGACGATCGTGTCCGGTGGCCTGTCCCCCGCAACGGACAACGGTACGGATATCAGCCCCACGACCTTTCTGTCCGATCTGTACGACACTGGAGCTGGCCCCTATTTCGACATCGTAGGTATGCATCCGTACAGCTTTCCCGCACTACCGTCCGATGCCCTCACCCAGAGTTGGAACTCGTTTTACCGAATGCGCTTCATGCACGACACCATGGTGACTAACGGCGACACAGCCAAGTCAATCTGGGCAACGGAATTCGGTTCGCCAACCGGCAGCAGTCCAGAAGCTGTCACAGAGGCCGTTCAAGCTGAAATTCTCCGCGACGGAATCAACGAGGCCCGCAGGCTCGGATTCGTCTCCAAGTTGTTCGTTTACAGCCTCCAGGACCTTGGATCCGATTTAGGGGATCGCGAACAGAACTTCGGACTTCTGGACACAAACTCCGATCCGAAGCCTGCAATGACCGTCCTGGAAAATGCCAACAAAACTGGAGGGTGCTTCTGA
- a CDS encoding cellulase family glycosylhydrolase encodes MRRLRFLLCSLTLAVGSLSACTSTPPPPPTTSPPSTCSSASFGIAGGAPLNWLSQNDLDAELTAMKNAGTTWLRFDIDWSAVEPTKGQQNWSATDRVVERARLQGLSLLAIVTYTPPWARIAGAADSHGYPSDIAAYAKFAQQAAQRYSNKISTWEIWNEPNLAQFFRPKPNANTYTSMLKAAAASIRAAQPGAKILNGGLAPAVDNGSDISPVTYLNSLYAAGAKSSFDAFSIHPYSWPALPSDASTQSWNTFYRIRLMRETMVKNGDSGKKVWATEFGAPTGTGPTAVSPQLQASIIADGFAQANSLGYIERIFIYSMRDRGTNTSDIEQNFGLMTMNFTPKPALDAVKQAIGGCTTPKI; translated from the coding sequence GTGCGTCGACTTCGATTCCTCCTGTGTTCCCTGACCCTTGCCGTCGGATCGTTGAGTGCCTGCACCTCCACTCCCCCTCCACCTCCAACAACTTCCCCACCATCGACTTGCAGTTCTGCCAGTTTCGGCATCGCTGGCGGCGCCCCCTTGAACTGGCTCTCGCAAAACGACCTTGATGCAGAGTTGACCGCAATGAAGAATGCGGGCACCACATGGCTCCGATTCGATATCGACTGGTCGGCAGTCGAACCAACCAAGGGCCAACAGAATTGGTCAGCAACCGATCGTGTCGTCGAACGGGCAAGGCTACAAGGCTTGAGCCTTCTTGCCATCGTCACCTACACACCTCCGTGGGCACGCATTGCCGGAGCCGCCGACAGTCACGGCTACCCATCCGACATTGCAGCGTATGCCAAGTTCGCACAGCAAGCGGCACAACGCTATTCGAACAAGATCAGCACCTGGGAGATCTGGAATGAACCGAATCTCGCTCAATTCTTCCGCCCGAAGCCCAATGCCAATACTTACACGTCAATGCTGAAGGCCGCAGCGGCAAGCATTCGAGCCGCACAACCTGGTGCAAAGATTCTCAACGGCGGATTGGCGCCGGCAGTCGACAACGGTTCCGACATCTCACCGGTCACGTATCTCAACTCCCTCTACGCTGCCGGGGCGAAATCGTCCTTCGATGCCTTCTCCATACACCCCTACAGTTGGCCCGCGTTGCCCTCCGACGCGTCCACTCAAAGCTGGAACACCTTCTACCGAATTCGCCTCATGCGAGAGACGATGGTCAAGAATGGTGACAGCGGAAAGAAGGTCTGGGCAACCGAATTCGGCGCTCCCACCGGAACTGGACCGACCGCTGTCAGCCCCCAACTTCAAGCCAGTATCATCGCCGACGGATTCGCACAGGCCAATTCACTCGGGTACATCGAGCGAATTTTCATCTACAGCATGCGTGATCGCGGAACCAACACCAGTGACATCGAGCAGAACTTCGGACTGATGACAATGAACTTCACTCCGAAACCCGCACTGGACGCTGTGAAGCAAGCGATCGGTGGGTGCACTACACCCAAAATTTGA